One segment of Clostridium ljungdahlii DSM 13528 DNA contains the following:
- a CDS encoding VanW family protein has protein sequence MVKITEKENEKKTIKFKINKKKMIRSLCILILSIYVLHVFLVHFVVNRYNERIYPGVKVEGINLSGKTEKEAVDTLKHKYVNEALKKNILIKAGNKVYKINYSKLNMNYNIEDTVKDAFKYGKKGSIYDKYKIIRSAKEKQFSLKYSYNKSEAEEIISKIENDFDKKPIDAKITRDKNDKFQVTSEKQGQEIDKDKLIEDMEAEINSKDTKDVMVNVKMKEIQPVMKKSDLKKIDTKISSFTTDFSSSTDSRANNINVAAKSLDGITIMPNQIFSFNNIVGERTEKRGYQAAGVIVGDKLESGFGGGVCQVSSTLHNAVVRAGIVPIERDHHNLPVSYVELGMDATVDYGNIDYKFKNTLNYPIYIECLVEDGNLTFNIYSNSKLTEKTYNLVNSVKTTKEDNKTVLTVKAYKVTYKDGKQISKQEINTDKYRLPN, from the coding sequence ATGGTAAAAATTACAGAAAAAGAAAATGAGAAAAAGACAATAAAATTTAAAATTAATAAAAAGAAAATGATAAGGTCACTATGCATATTGATCTTATCAATTTATGTTTTACATGTATTCTTAGTACATTTTGTAGTTAATAGATATAATGAGCGTATATATCCAGGAGTTAAAGTAGAGGGCATAAATTTAAGTGGAAAAACTGAAAAAGAGGCTGTAGATACTTTAAAGCACAAATATGTAAATGAAGCATTGAAAAAAAATATATTGATTAAAGCTGGAAATAAAGTATATAAAATAAACTATTCGAAGCTGAATATGAATTATAACATAGAGGATACTGTAAAAGATGCTTTTAAATATGGTAAAAAAGGTAGTATTTATGATAAATATAAAATTATAAGAAGTGCAAAAGAAAAGCAGTTTAGTTTAAAGTACAGTTATAATAAAAGTGAGGCTGAAGAAATTATATCAAAAATAGAGAATGATTTTGATAAAAAACCAATAGATGCCAAAATAACTAGAGATAAAAATGATAAATTTCAAGTTACTTCGGAAAAGCAGGGCCAAGAGATTGATAAGGACAAGCTTATTGAAGATATGGAAGCTGAAATTAATAGCAAAGATACTAAAGATGTAATGGTTAATGTTAAAATGAAAGAAATTCAGCCTGTAATGAAAAAATCAGATTTAAAAAAGATAGATACGAAAATATCTAGTTTTACAACTGATTTTTCATCATCCACAGATAGTAGAGCTAATAATATTAATGTGGCGGCAAAGAGTTTAGATGGAATTACAATAATGCCTAATCAAATCTTTAGTTTTAATAATATAGTAGGAGAAAGAACAGAAAAGAGAGGATATCAAGCTGCTGGAGTTATTGTAGGTGATAAGTTAGAATCTGGCTTCGGAGGAGGAGTATGTCAGGTGTCAAGTACTCTTCATAATGCTGTAGTAAGAGCAGGTATAGTACCTATAGAGAGGGATCATCATAATTTACCTGTTAGCTATGTTGAACTTGGAATGGATGCGACAGTAGACTATGGAAATATAGATTATAAATTTAAAAATACATTGAATTATCCAATATATATAGAATGCTTAGTAGAGGATGGAAATTTAACATTTAATATCTATTCTAATTCCAAATTAACTGAAAAAACCTATAACCTTGTAAATAGCGTTAAAACAACAAAGGAAGATAATAAAACAGTACTAACGGTAAAAGCTTACAAAGTTACTTATAAGGATGGGAAACAAATTTCTAAGCAAGAAATAAATACTGATAAATATAGACTCCCAAATTAG
- the glf gene encoding UDP-galactopyranose mutase: protein MNKTYDCLVIGCGLAGAVISRELAERAGKKVLIMEKRSHIAGTTYDFLNEDGILVHKYGPHIFHTYNKRVFDYVSRFTKWRDYSHEVLANVYGKLMPVPFNLNSLYMAFDLKKADRLEQKLVSAYGMGQRLTIAELGNNKDSEFQELADFIYNNVFLNYTQKQWGVTPEEIDSSVIARVPILISRDNRYFQDTYQGIPANGYTSLFDKLLDHPNISLRLDTDANELLKIIEDDIFFEDRPFKGTVIYTGALDQFFDCQFGRLPYRTVDFLFETHDVTWYQSKGTINYTVDQPFTRITEFKHLTGQSVYNKTTIMKEYPKSYTGSEGETPYYPIISSDNFKLYEKYKQLTNSLRDFYLLGRLAEYKYYNMDAIIERALILADEIICSRKGNNIDEDNNIYSSVL from the coding sequence ATGAATAAAACATATGATTGCCTAGTAATAGGCTGTGGGCTTGCAGGGGCGGTGATATCTAGGGAACTAGCAGAGCGGGCAGGTAAAAAGGTATTGATTATGGAAAAACGCAGCCATATTGCAGGTACTACTTATGATTTTTTAAATGAGGATGGTATACTAGTACATAAATATGGACCCCATATATTTCACACTTATAACAAGCGTGTATTTGACTATGTCTCTCGATTTACAAAGTGGAGGGATTATTCTCATGAAGTTTTGGCAAATGTATATGGAAAATTGATGCCTGTCCCATTTAATTTAAATTCTCTTTATATGGCCTTCGATTTGAAAAAAGCAGATAGGTTAGAACAAAAGCTTGTTTCTGCTTATGGTATGGGTCAGCGATTAACCATTGCAGAACTGGGAAATAATAAGGATAGTGAATTTCAGGAACTTGCTGATTTTATTTATAATAATGTGTTCCTCAATTATACTCAAAAACAGTGGGGGGTTACTCCAGAAGAAATAGATTCGTCTGTTATAGCTAGAGTCCCAATACTAATTTCACGTGATAATCGTTATTTTCAAGATACATATCAGGGAATACCAGCTAATGGATATACTTCCCTTTTTGATAAGTTATTAGACCATCCTAATATAAGTTTGCGTCTTGACACTGATGCAAATGAACTCTTGAAAATTATAGAAGATGATATATTTTTTGAGGATAGACCGTTTAAAGGTACAGTAATATATACTGGTGCTTTAGATCAATTTTTTGACTGCCAGTTTGGACGTCTTCCCTATAGAACTGTAGATTTTTTATTTGAAACACATGATGTAACATGGTATCAGTCAAAGGGAACTATAAATTATACAGTAGACCAGCCTTTTACACGAATTACGGAATTCAAACATTTAACAGGTCAGAGTGTTTATAATAAGACGACTATAATGAAGGAATATCCAAAGTCATATACAGGTTCTGAAGGTGAGACACCTTACTATCCTATAATTAGTTCAGATAATTTTAAGCTTTACGAAAAATATAAACAACTCACTAATAGTTTACGTGATTTTTATTTGTTGGGTAGACTTGCAGAATATAAATACTATAACATGGATGCAATAATTGAGAGGGCACTAATTTTGGCAGATGAAATTATTTGTAGCAGGAAAGGAAATAATATTGATGAAGATAATAACATTTACAGTTCCGTGCTATAA
- a CDS encoding D-2-hydroxyacid dehydrogenase has product MKIVVLDGYTLNPGDISWEPLEKLGDLNVYDRTSHDNGNNDLILERIKDAEIVFTNDITLSRGILEKSPKLRYIGILATGYNMVDVNAAKELGITVTNIPTYGTSSVSQMAVALLLELCHHVWAHSEAVKNGEWASNGDWCFWKYPLIELANKTAGIIGYGRIGQSTGKILQAFGMKVLAYDKHENKNLESNSMKYVKLNELFQESDVIFLHCPLFDSNRGIINKDSISKMKDGVIIINNARGPLIVEKDLAEALNSGKISGAALDVVSTEPIEESNPLMKAKNCIITPHISWAPKESRQRLMEIAAENLERFLEGSPVNVVSR; this is encoded by the coding sequence ATGAAAATTGTTGTATTGGATGGATATACGTTAAATCCCGGAGATATAAGCTGGGAACCCCTTGAAAAGCTTGGAGATTTGAATGTCTATGATCGTACTTCCCATGATAACGGTAATAATGATTTAATATTGGAGAGAATAAAAGATGCAGAAATTGTTTTTACCAATGATATAACATTATCTAGAGGTATATTGGAAAAGTCACCTAAATTACGATATATTGGAATATTAGCTACAGGGTACAATATGGTGGATGTAAATGCAGCTAAGGAATTAGGAATTACTGTAACAAATATTCCGACATATGGGACAAGTTCCGTAAGCCAAATGGCAGTAGCACTGCTTCTTGAACTGTGTCACCATGTATGGGCTCATAGTGAGGCAGTAAAAAACGGAGAATGGGCAAGCAATGGAGATTGGTGTTTTTGGAAATATCCCCTTATTGAGTTAGCTAATAAAACTGCAGGAATTATAGGTTATGGTAGAATTGGACAATCAACAGGAAAAATACTACAGGCATTTGGCATGAAAGTACTTGCTTATGATAAACATGAGAATAAAAACTTAGAAAGTAATAGTATGAAATACGTAAAATTAAATGAATTATTTCAAGAATCAGATGTTATTTTCTTACACTGTCCACTATTTGATAGTAATAGAGGTATCATTAATAAAGACTCCATAAGTAAAATGAAAGATGGAGTAATTATAATAAATAATGCTAGAGGACCTTTAATTGTAGAGAAAGATTTAGCAGAGGCGTTAAATAGTGGGAAAATTTCTGGAGCCGCTTTAGATGTAGTATCTACAGAGCCTATAGAGGAAAGCAATCCCCTGATGAAGGCAAAAAATTGTATAATTACCCCACATATTTCTTGGGCACCTAAAGAATCAAGACAGAGACTTATGGAAATTGCAGCAGAGAATCTAGAAAGATTTTTGGAAGGATCTCCTGTAAATGTTGTAAGTAGGTAA
- a CDS encoding glycosyltransferase family 2 protein, giving the protein MKIITFTVPCYNSADYMGHCIETLLPGGEDVEIIIVDDGSSDNTAEIADDYAARYPNIIKAVHQENGGHGQAVNTGIKNASGIYFKVVDSDDWLDVPGMLKVIDVLKRLYKEGKILDMMICNYVYEHSKDNTSHVVNYKNVLPENHIFGWDDVGKFKISQYILMHSVIYRKSLLCECGLELPKHTFYVDNLFVYEPLPYVKTIYYMDINLYRYFIGREDQSVNEKIMIKRIDQQLYVNKRMIDFYCKFDKIPNKRLDKYMRNYLSMMMTISSVLLIVSGSEENFKKKTDLWSYLKSVNKNLYSDMRYCLFGIISNAHGSFGKKVVEYGYRLTNKKYKFN; this is encoded by the coding sequence ATGAAGATAATAACATTTACAGTTCCGTGCTATAATTCAGCAGATTATATGGGACATTGTATAGAAACTCTCCTTCCAGGTGGAGAAGATGTAGAGATAATAATTGTTGATGATGGTTCTTCTGATAATACTGCAGAAATTGCAGATGATTACGCAGCAAGATATCCTAATATTATAAAGGCAGTACATCAAGAGAATGGAGGTCATGGTCAGGCTGTAAATACGGGTATTAAGAATGCCTCGGGTATATACTTTAAAGTTGTAGATTCTGATGATTGGCTTGATGTACCCGGAATGTTGAAAGTTATAGATGTGCTGAAAAGACTTTATAAAGAGGGAAAAATACTAGATATGATGATATGTAATTATGTCTATGAGCATTCTAAAGATAATACCAGTCATGTAGTTAACTATAAAAATGTGTTACCTGAGAATCATATATTTGGATGGGATGATGTAGGTAAATTTAAGATATCTCAGTACATTCTCATGCATTCTGTTATATATCGAAAATCTCTTTTGTGTGAATGTGGACTTGAGCTTCCAAAGCATACTTTTTATGTAGATAACTTGTTTGTTTATGAACCTCTTCCATATGTGAAGACAATTTACTACATGGATATCAACTTATATAGATATTTTATTGGCAGGGAAGATCAATCTGTAAATGAAAAAATCATGATAAAAAGGATAGATCAACAGCTTTATGTGAATAAACGTATGATAGACTTTTACTGTAAATTTGATAAAATACCTAATAAACGTTTGGACAAGTACATGAGAAACTATCTTTCTATGATGATGACAATTTCTTCAGTGCTCCTTATAGTTTCGGGAAGTGAGGAAAACTTTAAAAAGAAAACTGATTTGTGGTCCTATTTAAAGAGTGTAAATAAAAATCTCTATTCAGATATGAGATACTGTTTATTTGGTATAATATCTAATGCTCATGGCAGTTTTGGAAAAAAAGTAGTTGAATATGGCTATCGTTTAACCAATAAAAAATATAAATTTAATTAG
- a CDS encoding M20/M25/M40 family metallo-hydrolase, protein MEEEEIKKLKELVCSTIEKNAEKIINFSKSVEKEPELGFKEQKTSKKVKGIFDEIGLKYRDGLALTGVKAKLKDQCEGVNIAVLGELDAVICRGNKNSNPETGAAHTCGHHLQLGALIGAAVGLKLSGISNKLDGNVTFFAVPSEECIEFDYREKLRKQGKLHFFGGKQQLIYEGEFDDVDIAMMMHSLKNSPKPTVSIGKSSNGFVAKTIQYIGKVAHAAEAPDEGVNALNAAMLGLMGVNALRETFRDEDYIRFHPIITKGGDVVNSVPDDVRIESYVRARTIDAMVKTNKKVDRALKAGGDAIGAKTVIKTIPGYLPLECCAKLNDIYKDNCKEFLPEESILDGGHFFASTDMGDISQLIPSIHPYVGGVSGNLHSKEFNVEDYRAACILPAKLFAMTVIDLLVNGAEKGKDIVKNFKPKFSKEEYLKVMDEFNN, encoded by the coding sequence ATGGAAGAAGAAGAGATTAAAAAATTAAAGGAGTTGGTATGTAGTACAATTGAAAAAAATGCAGAAAAAATAATAAACTTTTCAAAATCTGTAGAAAAGGAACCAGAATTAGGATTCAAGGAACAGAAAACGTCAAAGAAGGTAAAAGGCATTTTTGACGAAATAGGTTTAAAATATCGAGATGGTCTTGCTTTAACTGGAGTAAAGGCAAAATTAAAAGATCAGTGTGAAGGTGTAAATATAGCTGTACTTGGAGAGTTAGATGCCGTTATATGTAGGGGAAATAAAAATTCAAATCCAGAAACTGGAGCAGCTCATACTTGTGGTCATCATCTTCAACTAGGAGCTTTAATTGGTGCTGCTGTAGGATTAAAGCTTTCTGGAATTTCAAACAAATTAGATGGAAATGTGACTTTTTTTGCAGTACCTTCAGAAGAATGCATTGAATTTGACTATAGAGAAAAACTTCGAAAGCAAGGCAAACTTCATTTTTTTGGAGGAAAGCAGCAGCTCATATATGAAGGTGAATTTGATGATGTAGATATAGCTATGATGATGCACTCTCTAAAAAATAGTCCTAAACCTACTGTTTCAATAGGTAAATCCAGCAATGGATTTGTTGCAAAGACAATACAATATATAGGAAAAGTAGCTCATGCTGCTGAAGCACCAGATGAAGGTGTAAATGCGCTAAATGCAGCAATGCTGGGACTAATGGGTGTAAATGCTCTTAGGGAAACTTTTAGAGATGAAGATTACATAAGATTTCATCCTATTATTACTAAAGGAGGAGACGTAGTAAACAGCGTACCTGATGATGTAAGAATTGAAAGCTATGTGCGTGCAAGAACTATAGATGCCATGGTAAAAACCAACAAAAAAGTTGATAGAGCTCTTAAAGCTGGGGGAGATGCAATAGGTGCAAAAACAGTTATTAAAACTATACCAGGTTATCTACCTCTTGAGTGCTGTGCTAAATTAAATGATATATATAAAGATAATTGTAAGGAATTTCTTCCTGAAGAAAGCATTTTAGATGGAGGACATTTTTTTGCTTCAACGGACATGGGAGATATATCTCAGCTAATACCAAGCATACACCCTTATGTAGGCGGTGTAAGTGGAAATTTGCATTCAAAGGAATTTAATGTAGAGGATTATAGAGCAGCTTGTATTCTGCCAGCTAAGTTATTTGCAATGACAGTAATAGATCTTTTAGTCAATGGTGCAGAAAAAGGTAAAGATATAGTAAAAAATTTCAAGCCTAAGTTTTCTAAAGAAGAATATCTAAAGGTAATGGATGAGTTTAATAATTAA
- a CDS encoding phosphatase, whose protein sequence is MKYVLDVHTHTIVSGHAYSTLLENAKYASEIGLELLGSTEHGPSMPGAPHKWYFENLKVLPRKLFGVTMLYGCEANIIDYEGNLDLSTDLQEKLDIIIASIHEPIMEANKNPDLNTSALLKVMDNPNVHILGHTGNPKFPIHAEEVVKKAKEKSILIEINNSSFVSSRKGSEKNCTKIASLCKEYGVKIVLNSDSHFAYRIGGFESAIEMLKQIDMPEELIINRSKKDFLSFLKSKGKNIQ, encoded by the coding sequence ATGAAATACGTTCTTGACGTACATACCCACACTATAGTTAGTGGCCATGCTTACTCTACTTTATTAGAAAATGCCAAATATGCTAGCGAAATAGGACTAGAGCTTTTAGGGTCAACAGAACATGGACCTTCTATGCCTGGTGCCCCTCATAAATGGTATTTTGAAAATCTTAAGGTACTTCCAAGAAAACTTTTTGGTGTAACTATGCTTTATGGATGTGAAGCAAATATTATAGATTATGAAGGAAATCTCGACTTATCAACAGATCTGCAGGAAAAATTGGATATAATCATAGCAAGTATCCACGAACCTATAATGGAGGCAAATAAAAATCCAGACCTAAATACCTCCGCTCTATTAAAAGTTATGGATAACCCTAATGTACATATTTTAGGCCATACTGGTAATCCAAAGTTTCCAATTCATGCAGAAGAAGTAGTTAAAAAGGCCAAAGAAAAAAGTATACTTATTGAAATAAACAATAGTTCCTTCGTAAGTTCACGAAAAGGCAGCGAAAAGAATTGTACGAAAATAGCAAGTTTATGTAAGGAATACGGAGTAAAAATAGTATTAAATAGTGATTCCCATTTTGCTTACCGCATCGGTGGCTTCGAAAGTGCAATAGAAATGTTAAAACAAATAGATATGCCAGAGGAACTAATCATAAACAGAAGTAAAAAGGATTTTCTCAGTTTCTTAAAAAGTAAAGGAAAAAACATTCAATAA
- a CDS encoding FAD-dependent oxidoreductase, which translates to MKNKSLFQPIKIGKMEVKNKISMAPMGAFGLVDNEGCYNQRAIDYYVERAKGGTGLIITSITKVENELDKVVPGIIPVISTNPGRFLMTSSEMTERVHAYGAKIFLQLTMGFGRSGAPGTLLTSQPVSASDIPNYWDPTVTCRALTTSEVEWIVSKFIEGADIAQKADFDGVEIHAVHEGYLLDQFTLSIFNRRTDKYGGDLRGRLQLPIEIVQGIKARLGDDFPVGLRYSVKSCIKDWRQGGLPDEDYLEKGRDLKEGLDAAKILEAAGYDELNTDLGTYDAWYWSHPPIYQKNGLYLPYTKELKKVVKIPVIVAGKLGIPEDAEKALDDKAADMIGLGRPLLADPYWPKKVLSDNSERIRPCIGCHTGCLGRGFEGKPLSCTVNPAVGRERYYEIKPTLTPKKVMVVGGGVAGMEAARIIKMRGHDVTIYEGTDKLGGVIIPGSVPDFKVDDRRLIDWYKSEIKELEVKVNFNTKVTEELVEEEKPDVVIIATGAKEIKINVPGIEKDKVITALELLNDNKKVGNDVLMVGGGLVGCEAALYLAKQGKNVTIVEAKDTLLNSSKPIPHMNKIMLIDLLNMYNVKAITNNSLLEVTDKGAVLINNKFKKQEVSADTVTIAVGFKSDRELYNKLNGNIADLYLIGDAYQSANIMNAIWSANEIGLNC; encoded by the coding sequence ATGAAAAATAAATCTTTGTTTCAACCTATTAAAATAGGGAAGATGGAAGTAAAAAACAAAATATCAATGGCACCTATGGGGGCTTTTGGACTTGTGGATAATGAAGGTTGCTATAATCAAAGAGCTATTGACTATTATGTAGAAAGAGCCAAAGGCGGTACTGGCCTTATTATAACAAGTATCACTAAAGTTGAAAATGAATTAGATAAGGTTGTACCAGGTATTATTCCTGTTATTTCAACAAACCCAGGAAGATTTCTAATGACATCTTCAGAGATGACAGAAAGAGTTCATGCTTATGGTGCAAAAATATTTTTACAACTAACAATGGGCTTCGGAAGAAGCGGGGCTCCAGGAACACTTTTAACATCCCAACCTGTCTCCGCTTCAGATATTCCAAATTATTGGGACCCAACTGTTACCTGTCGAGCACTTACTACTTCAGAAGTAGAATGGATAGTTTCAAAGTTCATTGAAGGTGCCGATATTGCTCAAAAAGCAGATTTTGATGGTGTTGAAATACATGCTGTACATGAAGGCTACTTGCTTGACCAGTTTACACTTTCCATATTCAATAGAAGAACAGATAAATACGGCGGAGATTTAAGAGGACGACTTCAGCTTCCTATAGAAATAGTTCAGGGCATAAAAGCAAGATTAGGAGATGACTTCCCAGTAGGCTTAAGATATAGTGTAAAAAGCTGCATAAAAGATTGGAGGCAGGGAGGACTCCCAGATGAAGACTACCTTGAAAAAGGTCGTGACTTAAAAGAAGGCCTTGATGCAGCAAAAATTCTAGAAGCAGCAGGATATGATGAACTCAATACAGATTTAGGAACTTATGATGCATGGTACTGGTCACATCCCCCTATTTACCAAAAGAACGGATTATATTTACCTTATACCAAAGAACTAAAAAAAGTTGTAAAAATTCCAGTTATAGTTGCAGGAAAATTAGGTATACCAGAAGATGCAGAAAAAGCTCTTGATGATAAAGCAGCAGATATGATTGGACTTGGAAGGCCACTTCTAGCAGATCCATACTGGCCAAAAAAAGTTCTCTCAGATAATTCTGAAAGAATTCGTCCTTGTATTGGATGTCATACTGGATGTCTTGGAAGAGGATTTGAAGGAAAACCTTTGAGCTGTACAGTAAATCCAGCTGTAGGTAGAGAAAGGTATTATGAAATAAAACCTACGCTTACACCAAAGAAAGTTATGGTTGTAGGAGGCGGAGTTGCTGGAATGGAAGCAGCTAGAATTATAAAAATGAGAGGACATGATGTTACAATTTATGAAGGTACAGATAAACTCGGCGGAGTAATTATTCCAGGTTCCGTACCTGATTTCAAAGTAGATGACAGAAGGCTAATTGATTGGTATAAAAGTGAAATAAAGGAGCTTGAAGTTAAAGTTAATTTCAATACAAAAGTAACAGAAGAGCTTGTAGAAGAAGAAAAACCAGATGTAGTTATAATTGCAACTGGTGCAAAAGAAATTAAAATAAATGTTCCTGGTATAGAAAAAGATAAAGTTATAACAGCTTTGGAACTTTTAAATGACAATAAAAAAGTTGGCAATGACGTACTTATGGTAGGTGGCGGACTTGTAGGCTGTGAAGCTGCACTTTATCTTGCAAAACAAGGTAAAAATGTCACCATTGTTGAAGCAAAAGATACATTATTAAATTCAAGTAAACCAATTCCACATATGAACAAAATCATGCTCATAGATCTTTTAAATATGTATAATGTGAAAGCCATTACAAATAATTCCCTCTTGGAAGTAACCGATAAAGGTGCAGTACTTATTAATAATAAATTTAAAAAACAAGAAGTATCTGCAGATACCGTTACAATTGCCGTCGGGTTTAAATCAGATAGAGAATTATACAACAAGCTAAATGGAAATATAGCTGACTTATACTTAATCGGAGATGCATACCAATCTGCTAATATAATGAATGCAATTTGGAGTGCCAACGAAATTGGGCTCAACTGCTAA
- a CDS encoding methyl-accepting chemotaxis protein, giving the protein MSKLGTKILRLVCVVVGAIVAISLISCTVILKRAESQLRDKAKQSVTESISIIDKNKIEKIIKDKSNNSKEYGEVLNSMIVFKAKKDIKNFYVYIEKDNETAQFLIDASPDPADYLESYEMQGGMISAFDGSIAVDSEPSSDKWGTYMSAYAPIKNSSGQVIAAIGVDEDVSTFENIKKLFFYLSILQVIIAVIISLVSVWLFSKKLKYNIGIIESKLVDMSEGNLQGNVELKTKDEIEQIMYSLNDFRLKVSNILINIKEHVSNAHGSSDDLYSISKEMSLSAENVSLIIHKVSESSKKQVCHIVSMEEVFDEFGKRIENATKMINEFSVMGNNISEKSKKSSADVNLLIKSINDLNVQFKSVAEKIQGLGANIDKISDITNLINDISDQTNLLALNASIEASRAGEAGKGFSVVADEIRILAEQSKTSSESINELLKNVSNQSNAVVADTKNVDCQFSNQIGIVNNIASSFRVIIDDIEKLLPGINLVNKSMIEADNNKSIIINNLETSSSSAKEISTSSKDIAAIAEELSSSAEEVTNSAEKLLHIVNNVMENVNKFKTEE; this is encoded by the coding sequence ATGAGTAAACTTGGGACTAAAATTCTCAGGTTAGTATGTGTAGTTGTTGGTGCTATTGTAGCAATATCTTTGATAAGTTGTACTGTTATACTTAAGAGGGCGGAATCACAACTGAGGGATAAAGCAAAACAGTCTGTCACAGAATCAATTAGTATTATTGACAAGAATAAGATAGAAAAGATAATAAAGGATAAATCTAACAATTCTAAAGAATATGGTGAAGTATTAAATTCTATGATAGTATTCAAGGCAAAAAAAGATATCAAAAATTTTTATGTTTACATAGAAAAAGATAATGAAACTGCACAATTTTTGATAGATGCTTCACCTGATCCAGCAGATTATTTGGAAAGCTATGAAATGCAGGGTGGAATGATCAGTGCTTTTGATGGTAGTATTGCTGTTGATAGTGAACCGTCATCAGATAAATGGGGAACTTATATGTCAGCTTATGCTCCAATAAAAAATTCATCTGGACAAGTTATAGCTGCTATTGGAGTAGATGAAGATGTGTCCACATTTGAAAATATTAAAAAATTGTTCTTTTATCTCTCCATCTTACAAGTTATAATTGCTGTCATTATATCCTTAGTTTCGGTGTGGTTATTTTCAAAAAAATTAAAGTATAACATTGGCATAATTGAAAGTAAATTAGTAGATATGAGTGAGGGTAATTTGCAGGGGAATGTGGAATTGAAGACAAAGGATGAAATCGAACAAATAATGTATTCTTTAAATGATTTTAGATTAAAAGTTAGTAATATTTTAATAAATATAAAAGAACACGTAAGTAATGCCCATGGAAGTTCTGATGATTTATATAGTATATCTAAAGAAATGTCGCTGTCTGCAGAAAATGTTTCTTTAATCATCCATAAAGTGTCAGAAAGTTCCAAAAAACAAGTCTGTCATATTGTAAGTATGGAAGAGGTGTTTGATGAATTTGGAAAAAGAATAGAAAATGCGACTAAGATGATAAATGAATTTAGCGTTATGGGAAATAATATTAGCGAAAAGTCCAAGAAAAGCAGCGCAGATGTGAATTTACTAATAAAATCAATAAATGATTTAAATGTTCAATTCAAATCTGTTGCAGAAAAGATTCAAGGATTAGGCGCTAATATTGATAAAATAAGTGACATCACAAATTTAATAAATGATATATCAGATCAGACTAATTTACTTGCATTAAACGCATCTATAGAAGCATCTAGAGCTGGGGAAGCTGGAAAGGGATTTAGTGTAGTGGCAGATGAAATTAGAATTCTTGCAGAACAGTCAAAAACTTCATCTGAAAGTATTAATGAACTTTTAAAAAATGTTTCTAATCAAAGTAATGCTGTTGTTGCTGATACTAAAAATGTAGATTGTCAATTTTCAAATCAAATTGGTATTGTAAACAACATTGCAAGTTCTTTTAGGGTAATAATTGATGATATAGAAAAATTGCTGCCAGGAATAAATCTAGTTAATAAATCTATGATTGAGGCTGACAATAACAAATCTATTATAATAAATAATTTAGAGACGTCATCTTCTTCAGCAAAAGAAATTTCTACATCTTCTAAAGATATAGCTGCCATAGCTGAGGAATTAAGTAGTTCTGCAGAAGAGGTTACTAATTCAGCTGAAAAGCTATTGCATATTGTCAATAATGTAATGGAAAATGTAAATAAGTTCAAAACAGAAGAATAA
- a CDS encoding spore coat protein: MNEQELMHDLLASEKQVISAYSTGITETSCTNLRNTLVNNFKNAQDIQYKIFDTMRQKGWYPTKDAPESDVQQLKNESNQMMSSLR, translated from the coding sequence ATGAATGAACAAGAACTTATGCACGACCTTTTAGCTAGTGAAAAACAGGTTATTTCAGCATATAGTACAGGAATAACAGAAACTTCTTGTACTAATTTAAGAAACACCTTAGTAAACAATTTTAAAAATGCCCAGGATATTCAATACAAAATTTTTGATACTATGAGACAAAAGGGATGGTATCCTACAAAAGATGCCCCAGAATCGGATGTACAACAATTAAAAAATGAATCTAATCAAATGATGAGCTCATTAAGATAG